Part of the Bacteroidales bacterium genome is shown below.
AATCATTAGGCAAATTCGGTGAAGGTTTCACGGGCAAAGACCAAGATTTTGAATGATCGTAATTCTTTACTTTTACAACTTCCAAATCACATATTATTCCGTTCTTTAGCCAGCCTTCTCCGTTTATCATCATTGCTAATTCACCAACAGTAAGACCATGTACAACAGGTATTTGATGCATCCCCACAAAAGATTTATATTTTAATTTAAGAACAGGTCCGTCAACATAATCGCCGAGAGGATTTGGTCTGTCCAATACAATAAATTTCTTGTTATTTTCAGCACAAACTTCCATCATGTAATGCATACTGCTGATATATGTGTAAAATCTGACACCGACATCTTGAATATCAAACATAACAACATCTAAATCTGCTAATTGTTCTTTTTTAGGTTTACGGTTTTTACCGTACATTGCAATTATAGGAAGCCCTGTTTTCTCATCAATATTTGAATTAAAATGTTTACCTCTGTCAATATTTCCTCTGAAACCGTGCTCCGGAGCAAATATTTTAACAATATTAATATCTTGCATCAATAAAAAATCAACAAGATGAATATTGTTTACAAGAGCCGATTGATTAACAACTAATCCTACACGTTTGTCTTTTAAAAGATGTATATACTTATCCGTACATTCGGCACCGGTTAAAATTGTTTCTGTATCAGATATAACTAAAGGTGTACGTTTTTCAATATCGGAAATTTCAGGCAGTATTTCGTTAAATTCATTTTTAACAAAAATGTGCTCTGTTGCCTTAGGGGAACACGATGTAAAAAGAATAATAACAATTAATATGACAGAAAGCCTAATGTTAAGGTAGTTTATAAACAACAAAATCAAAGAAATTAATATGTAATAAAAAACAGATTATTTAAAACTTTGCCAGTTCTTCCTGAAATTTCTGATTTGGCATGGTAGAATCATCTTTCTCTCTGTATTTATCTTTTAAACCGTCAACAAAATACATATCAATATCTCCTTTATTTTTTACTGAAATTTTACCTCTGTAAGTACAATTAAAAAAGTCTTTTATGTATTCATAGGTTACTCCGGATATATTCACTTTTCCTGCTTCGCCGGATGATTCTAATCTGCTGGCAGTGTTAACTGCATCACCCCAAATATCATACGCAAACTTTTTGCTGCCGATAACACCAGCAACAACTTTGCCCGTATGTATTCCGAGCCTTAAACTCCAACCGGTTAAACCTTTTGC
Proteins encoded:
- a CDS encoding DUF1343 domain-containing protein; this translates as MLFINYLNIRLSVILIVIILFTSCSPKATEHIFVKNEFNEILPEISDIEKRTPLVISDTETILTGAECTDKYIHLLKDKRVGLVVNQSALVNNIHLVDFLLMQDINIVKIFAPEHGFRGNIDRGKHFNSNIDEKTGLPIIAMYGKNRKPKKEQLADLDVVMFDIQDVGVRFYTYISSMHYMMEVCAENNKKFIVLDRPNPLGDYVDGPVLKLKYKSFVGMHQIPVVHGLTVGELAMMINGEGWLKNGIICDLEVVKVKNYDHSKSWSLPVKPSPNLPNDLSVRLYPSLCFFEATDVSIGRGTSFPFQVIGYPDKSFGSFTFVPEDITGMQMNPIQENKICYGIDLRKEEMNNYFTLKYIIDFADKFKNKDEFITKKNWFNLLAGNGELAEQIIEGMTEEQIRETWQKDLDNYKKLRKKYLLYVDFQ